GTGAGCACGATGGTCACACCCTGGGCATGGAGCGAACGAACATAATCCCAAAGCTGTTTCCTCAGATCGATATCCACCCCTGCGGTAGGCTCATCGAGCACCAATATCGGCGGTGCATGCACCATCGCCTTGGCCACCAACAGCCGTCTTTTCATCCCGCCCGAAAGCGAGCGGGCAAAAGCATCGGCCTTGTCTTCCAACCGCACCGCGCGCAGTAATTCCTGCGTCCGCCGCTCCGCTTTGGGTACACCATAAAGTCCGGCTTGTACCTCGAGCACTTCCTTGGGTGAGAAAAACGGATCGAAGATGATTTCCTGTGGCACAATGCCGATACTGGCCTTGGCGTTGCGCGGGTTTTCGCTGATATCAAAGCCCCAGATGCTGGCTGATCCGCTGCTTTTGTTCACCATCCCTGCAAGGATATTGATCAATGTCGACTTGCCCGCACCATTGGGGCCGAGCAGCCCGAATATCTCGCCGCGACGCACGTCAAAGCTGACATTATCAAGCGCTTTTTTCGGTCCCGTCTTTTTGTCACCGGCATAGGTCTTGCTGAGCTGATTGATGGCAATGGCGGGGATGGCATCGCGGTGTGCAACATTGGCGGTTTGGGTCATGAAAAAGCCCTTAGCCTGATCCGATCAAAGACAGCAAGGGGTGTGCTGTGGCGAACGCTCTTCGACATTAACCATGTTGCTTCACCGCGTCTTGAGCGTCCCATTCTATAGCGTTTAGCCGTGGGAATGCAGTGGGGCATCAATATGAGACCAGAAACCCGAAAACCGCAAAAGGCGGCGTGCTGGATCAGTGCGCTTCTCTGTGGAGCCGGGTTGATGGTCAGCCCGGCGCTGGCGCAGGAAGAGGCGCGCGCAGACGCCACCATAAGAACAGCGTTGACCATAGAGAATGTTCAGGGTCTTGATTTTGGACGGATTATTCCGGGCACAGGTAACAGCCGCATCCGCATCAACCCGAACAATGGCAATCTGACCATCCGTGGCAATGCCGTAGCCGCAGGCGGCACACCAGATCGCGCGCGCTTCTCTATCAGCGGCAGCGCCAATCAGCGGGTGCGGATTAGCCTTGTGCAGCGGCGCGTTACGCTGACCCGCGAAGGCGGCAGCGAGACAATGCGGCTCAACCGTTTCCGCCTCGATGGCCGTCGTAATCGTCGGCTGGATGATTCAGGCAATCTGGATTTCGCGGTTGGTGGTCAGTTGAGAGTGCGCCGCAATCAGGCCGCTGGCGTCTATCGCGGAACCTTCAACGTCACGGTCGACTATTTCTGATCGCGCGACAACGCAATATTAGCATCTGACTGCTAAGGCCCGACGTATGACCAGAAAAGCCTTTAACCACCCTGCTTCACGGCCTTTAGAGCATCTTCAAAAAGGTCTAGCTATCGCTACGGTCGCTTTTTGCATTGCTGCAACTCCAGCAGCAGCACAGGAGACCGGTACCAGCGAGGTGCAGATCAGGCGCGCCATTGTCATAGAAAACAACCAGGCCATGGACTTTGGCCGGATCATCCCGGGCGATGACAGCAGCAGCGTCCGCATCATGCCGGAAAATGGCAACACCATCGTCAATGGCAACGCCATCCTCGCCGGTGGTACGATTTCGCCCGCGCAGTTCACTGTGCGTGGAACCGCAGAAGAGCGGGTGCAGATCACAGTGCGCACGCGGCGTGTTGATCTGGCACGGGCCGGGGGCAGCGAGGTGATGCCGCTCAGCAGCTTCCGGCTCGACGGTAATCGCGGCCGGGTACTGGATCAAAATGGTGAAATGACTTTTGCCGTTGGCGGATTGTTGCGGATCGCAGGCGATCAGGCGGCAGGCGTCTATAGCGGCACCTTTACCGTAACCGTTGACTATCTCTGAGTCCGACAGCCGCCGAATAGCTAATATCGGTTAACCATAGACTATAGCCAATATTTACCATCATCCAGCTATAGCCATCTGCATGACCAGAAAATCCAATGCAAAGGCGGCGTGGGGACGTAGCCGACGCAACAGTCTTTATGCCGCCATGATTGCGGTCGTCGCCTTTCTGACCGCAGGCAATGCCGCGCAGGCGCAGGAGCGTGCCGAGGCACAGGCGGTAACGCTGCGCCCATTGTCTATCGTCAATCTCAGCGATCTGGAATTCGGCACCTTGATTGCCGGCACCAGTGCGGGATCGGTCACGGTCAATCCCAATAATGACAATCGCACCTATACCGGCGGCCTGACCGGTGGCGCCAATGATGGCGCGGCGGCGCGCTTTTTGACCTATGGCGGCCCGCGTCAGTTTATCTTTGTCACCCGCGGTCCCTTCCCGATACTGACGCGTGAAGGCGGCAGCGAGACCATGCGGGTGGATCGGTTGACGCTCAACGGCTCGACCTTCCGCTTCCTTGATGAAGAAGGCTTGCTCGATCTGCGTGTTGGCGGGCGGTTGCGGGTTAATGCCAATCAGGCACCGGGGCGCTATAGCGGTACGTTCGAGATTACCGTCACATATTTCTGATATCGGCATTATCGCCCTTGCGATTAGCAACGCTCGGTTCTAAATCGCTCTCATGATCGACAACCCGGAAACCGTTCACGTCAACCAGACTCGCGTATCCTGCGATGGTGCCAGCGATATTCCTGGCGGTGCCGCGCTCGGCCACCCGCGGGTATGGCTGGAGATTGACGAAAAAGGCTATGTTGATTGCGGCTATTGCGACCGGCGCTTCATCCTGATCGGTGGTGCGGCGGATACCGAGGCGGTTAAAGAGGACGCTTAAACTCAAGAAAACCGCTAGCCCTGAGCCTGTCGAAGGGCGTTTCTCAGACTAGCGACACATTGATAGGCGGGGTTGATGCTGCGCATCGTCTTCGACCCCGACAAGCTCAGTCCTTACGGTTCTGGTTTAGAGCCAACGCAAAAAATCATAGGACCGCCTGCATTTCCTGACTATGTTAGGAGCATGACCGTATTAACAAACCCGATCGACCATATCTTCACCGATGGCGCGCTGGATGCTGACCGCGCGCAACAGCTCACCCATGAGGCGCTGAAAAACTGCGATGATGGTGAACTCTATATGCAATATTCTGCCAGTGAGAGCTTTGTCTTTGACGATGGCCGGTTGAAAATGGCCGATTATTCCACTGATCGCGGCTTCGGTCTGCGCGGTGTTTCCGGTGAGATGACCGGTTTTGCCCATAGCACCGATGTCAGCGAGGCGGGTATCCGCCGTGCCGCCGAGACGCTTAAGCTTCTCGATGCGGGCACGCAAATGGCTAAACCGCCACGCACCAGCAACCGGCATCACTATACCGATGATAATCCGCTGACCGCAGTGCCTTTCGCCGATAAAGTCGCATTGTTGGAAAAGATCGACGCTGCCGCGCGCGCGCGCGATCCACGTGTCGCGCAAGTTTCGGCCAGCCTGCTGGCAAGCTGGTCAGTAATCTCGATCATCCGCCCTGATGGTTTTCAGGCCGTGGATGTGCGACCTTTAGTGCGGCTCAATGTCGGCATTATCGCCGAGAGCAATGGCCGCCGTGAGACCGGCAATTTCGGCTTTGGCGGGCGTTATCTTTATGATCGGCTGTTCGAGGAAAGCGCGTGGAACCGGGCGATTGATGAATCGCTGGCCCAGGCGCTGGTCAATCTGGAAAGTGTCGATGCGCCCGCAGGCGAGATGACAGTTTTGCTGGGCCCCGGATGGCCCGGCGTGCTGCTGCATGAGGCGGTGGGTCACGGGCTTGAAGGCGATTTCAACCGCAAGGGCACCAGTACCTTTTCCGGGCGCATTGGCGAACAAGTGGCAGCCAAGGGCGTTACCGTAGTTGATGATGGCAGCATTACCGACCGGCGCGGTTCGCTTTCCATCGATGATGAAGGTACGCCGACACAGGAAAATGTGCTGATCGAGGACGGTATCCTTAAAGGCTATATGCAGGACCGCTTGAACGCGCGGCTGATGGGCGTTGCGCCCACCGGCAATGGACGGCGTGAAAGCTATGGCCATGCACCGATGCCGCGCATGACCAACACTTTTATGCGCGCGGGCAATGATGATCCCAAGGAACTGCTTTCACGCGTCAAAAACGGCATCTTCGCCAAAAGCTTTGGCGGCGGGCAGGTCGATATCGTCTCGGGCAAATTCGTTTTCTCCTGTACCGAAGCCTATAAGGTCGAAGACGGTAAGCTCGGCGCGCCGATCAAGGGCGCGACGCTGATCGGCGATGGCCCGACAGTGATGCAGCGGGTTATCGGCATCGGCAATGATATGGAGCTGGACGAAGGCGTCGGCATTTGCGGCAAGGCCGGCCAATCCGTCCCCGCCGGTGTCGGCCAGCCAACATTGCTGGTTGATGGCATTACCGTGGGCGGCACAGCGGCTTAAGGCCAAGAGCGATATGGCTGAGTTCTTTGACGCACTGACAGACAAACACATTGCCATGATCGGCAAACAGCGTCTGTTTTTCGTCGCCACCGCTTGCGCCGAAGGCAGAATCAATCTTTCGCCAAAAGGCTTGGACACTTTCAGGGTACTGGACAAAACCCGTGTTGCCTATCTGGACCTGGGCGGCTCGGGTAATGAAACACAGGCGCATATCACCGCTGATGGCCGTATCACCATCATGTTCTGCAATTTTGAGAACCCGGCATTGATCCTGCGCCTCTATGGCCATGGCAAAGTGATCTTGCCGCAGGACAATGCTTGGGATTCGTTGGTTGGCAACTTCATGTTGTTACCCGGCACGCGTCAGATTTTCGACATCACCATCGACAGTGTGCAAACAAGCTGTGGCTGGGGTGTGCCGCATATGGAAATGGCGTCCGAGCGCGAGACGCTTACCAAATATCATGCCGGTTTTGATCCCGAAGAGCGGTTGGCGAAGATTAGCAGCCGAACCAAGAGCATTGATGGTCTGCCGGTGCGACTGCAGACCTATATGCCGCATGCGCAGAAAAGGCCCTGATACCAATGTCGCTTGTCACCATTGCCGAATATGCCGACCGTTTGCAGGCCGATCTGGCCCGCCTGAAGCTGTTTGGCGAAGGCATTGAAGCGCATATCATGGACGGCGGCATGGCCAGTCTTGGCCTCGGCTTTATGACCCCGGCGCGGTTGATGGTGTTGAAAGAGGATGAGCAGCAGGCGCGGAGTGTTCTGACGGCGCATGAAGCAGCCGAACGCGGCGAAGCTGACATAGAGCGCGATCCCAAGGATATCTGGTCATGAAGATCAGCCTGGCGCTGGGCGGCGGTGCAGGACTGGGTTGGGCGCATATCGGCGTGATCCATGCGCTGGAGGAACAGGGCATCACCATCAGCGCGATTGCCGGCACTTCTATCGGCGCAATTGTAGGCGCCTGTTATGCGGCGGGAAAGCTGGAAGCGCTCGAAGACGTTGCACGCTCGACCAGCATTGTCGGCATGTTGCGCTATATTGATCCGCACTGGAAACGCGGCGGCATCATTGGTGGCAAGCAGATTGAGCGCCGTCTGACCGAGCATCTGGGCGAACCTGATTTTGCCGATCTCTCCATCCCGGTCGCGACCGTCAGCGCCGATCTGATCACCGGCAAAACGGTGATTATGCGCGAAGGCCCGGTGCTGCCTGCGGTACGCTCCTCCATGTCATTGCCCGGCATTTTTCCGCCAGTTGAGCGTGACGGCATGGTTCTGGTCGATGGCGGCGCCTGTATGCCGGTGCCGGTGCGCCCGGCGCGGGAGCTGGCACCCGGTCTGCCCTGTGTCGCGGTGAGCCTGCAAAGCGATTATGTGCGCCGCGCCGAAGCTGCAGGGATTGGCGATGAGAGCAGCCGCAGGCCCGGCAGCGTCGCCGTGGTCAAGGCATCGGTCGGTCTGTCACTCGCCAATCTTGCGCGCTATTCGCTCGAACGTGATCCCCCTGACCTGCTGCTTCCCTTGCGCGTCGGGCATATCGATATCCAGGACTTTACCAAGGCGGATGAATTGATCGCCATTGGCCATGATGAAGCGCAGAATATTCTGGAAAAGCTGCCGCTGGCGACATGATCTTGCACTGACGGTGGATTGCCTCGAAATTGGGCAATATGCTGCAGCGCAGCAATTTGCCGCCTAAAATTTAGGCAGCATCCCTGCCGCCAATGCCCTTGGAATCGCTGAATCCTGTGATTCCACACGTTTGGCACGGTCTTTGCCAAATATTTTCCCAAAACAACAAGATGGCCTTTGCGGTCGCAATATTCAGCTAGGGAAAGTTCGTGGCGCATATCAGTTTGCTCAGGGGAAGTGCAATAACAGGTCTGGCAATGGCAGGGATGATACCTGCTTCTGCCGCTGCGGCGGTCGCACCAGTGGTCGACAAGGGTGATACCGCATGGATGATGGTCGCAACCGTGCTGGTTATGGCGATGATCATTCCCGGCCTTTCGCTCTTCTATGGCGGATTGGTTCGCACCAAGAACATGCTCTCTGTGCTGACCCAGATCATCGCCGTCTCCTCGCTCGCGATGGTGCTCTGGGTACTTTACGGCTATTCGATCACCTTTGGCGGTGATGGCGGCTATTTCTATGATGGCTTTGACAAGGCGCTCCTCGCCAATGTCACCAAGGACAGCCTCGCCGATACCTTTAGCGATGGGTTCAAGATACCAGAATATGTCTTCATCGCCTTCCAGATGACCTTTGCCGCGATCACTGTATCGTTGGTGGTCGGCGGCATGGTCGAGCGGATGAAATTCTCGGCTCTGATGATATTCGCGGTTATCTGGCTCACCATCGTCTATTTCCCCATCGCGCATATGGTTTGGGATGGTGACGGCTATATCTTCAACGAATGGGAAGCGCTCGACTTTGCAGGTGGCACGGTGGTG
The sequence above is drawn from the Parasphingorhabdus sp. SCSIO 66989 genome and encodes:
- a CDS encoding DUF4402 domain-containing protein, producing the protein MRPETRKPQKAACWISALLCGAGLMVSPALAQEEARADATIRTALTIENVQGLDFGRIIPGTGNSRIRINPNNGNLTIRGNAVAAGGTPDRARFSISGSANQRVRISLVQRRVTLTREGGSETMRLNRFRLDGRRNRRLDDSGNLDFAVGGQLRVRRNQAAGVYRGTFNVTVDYF
- a CDS encoding DUF4402 domain-containing protein; translated protein: MTRKAFNHPASRPLEHLQKGLAIATVAFCIAATPAAAQETGTSEVQIRRAIVIENNQAMDFGRIIPGDDSSSVRIMPENGNTIVNGNAILAGGTISPAQFTVRGTAEERVQITVRTRRVDLARAGGSEVMPLSSFRLDGNRGRVLDQNGEMTFAVGGLLRIAGDQAAGVYSGTFTVTVDYL
- a CDS encoding DUF4402 domain-containing protein; amino-acid sequence: MTRKSNAKAAWGRSRRNSLYAAMIAVVAFLTAGNAAQAQERAEAQAVTLRPLSIVNLSDLEFGTLIAGTSAGSVTVNPNNDNRTYTGGLTGGANDGAAARFLTYGGPRQFIFVTRGPFPILTREGGSETMRVDRLTLNGSTFRFLDEEGLLDLRVGGRLRVNANQAPGRYSGTFEITVTYF
- a CDS encoding zinc-finger domain-containing protein, coding for MIDNPETVHVNQTRVSCDGASDIPGGAALGHPRVWLEIDEKGYVDCGYCDRRFILIGGAADTEAVKEDA
- the tldD gene encoding metalloprotease TldD; its protein translation is MTVLTNPIDHIFTDGALDADRAQQLTHEALKNCDDGELYMQYSASESFVFDDGRLKMADYSTDRGFGLRGVSGEMTGFAHSTDVSEAGIRRAAETLKLLDAGTQMAKPPRTSNRHHYTDDNPLTAVPFADKVALLEKIDAAARARDPRVAQVSASLLASWSVISIIRPDGFQAVDVRPLVRLNVGIIAESNGRRETGNFGFGGRYLYDRLFEESAWNRAIDESLAQALVNLESVDAPAGEMTVLLGPGWPGVLLHEAVGHGLEGDFNRKGTSTFSGRIGEQVAAKGVTVVDDGSITDRRGSLSIDDEGTPTQENVLIEDGILKGYMQDRLNARLMGVAPTGNGRRESYGHAPMPRMTNTFMRAGNDDPKELLSRVKNGIFAKSFGGGQVDIVSGKFVFSCTEAYKVEDGKLGAPIKGATLIGDGPTVMQRVIGIGNDMELDEGVGICGKAGQSVPAGVGQPTLLVDGITVGGTAA
- a CDS encoding pyridoxamine 5'-phosphate oxidase family protein, which translates into the protein MAEFFDALTDKHIAMIGKQRLFFVATACAEGRINLSPKGLDTFRVLDKTRVAYLDLGGSGNETQAHITADGRITIMFCNFENPALILRLYGHGKVILPQDNAWDSLVGNFMLLPGTRQIFDITIDSVQTSCGWGVPHMEMASERETLTKYHAGFDPEERLAKISSRTKSIDGLPVRLQTYMPHAQKRP
- a CDS encoding putative signal transducing protein — encoded protein: MSLVTIAEYADRLQADLARLKLFGEGIEAHIMDGGMASLGLGFMTPARLMVLKEDEQQARSVLTAHEAAERGEADIERDPKDIWS
- a CDS encoding patatin-like phospholipase family protein, whose translation is MKISLALGGGAGLGWAHIGVIHALEEQGITISAIAGTSIGAIVGACYAAGKLEALEDVARSTSIVGMLRYIDPHWKRGGIIGGKQIERRLTEHLGEPDFADLSIPVATVSADLITGKTVIMREGPVLPAVRSSMSLPGIFPPVERDGMVLVDGGACMPVPVRPARELAPGLPCVAVSLQSDYVRRAEAAGIGDESSRRPGSVAVVKASVGLSLANLARYSLERDPPDLLLPLRVGHIDIQDFTKADELIAIGHDEAQNILEKLPLAT